A single region of the Polymorphum gilvum SL003B-26A1 genome encodes:
- a CDS encoding inositol monophosphatase family protein, which produces MARTALLNVMVQAAIKAGRSLVRDFGEVENLQVSRKGPSDFVSAADRRAEEIVRAELTKARPAYGLLMEESGATEGTDGQHRWIVDPLDGTTNFLHGIPIFAVSIALERQGQIVAGVIFNPVMDELYTTERGRGAFLNDRRLRVAGRTALPDCLIGTGIPFLGKGDHGRALREIRQVMPEVAGIRRCGAAALDLAWVAAGRYDGFWEHGLSPWDMAAGILMVREAGGFVCDINGRDDMLETGSIVAGNEAVQGHLRKLLAAARD; this is translated from the coding sequence ATGGCGCGCACAGCCCTCCTCAACGTAATGGTCCAGGCCGCGATAAAGGCCGGCCGTAGCCTCGTCCGCGATTTCGGCGAGGTGGAGAACCTCCAGGTGTCCCGCAAGGGCCCGAGCGACTTCGTCTCCGCCGCCGACCGCCGCGCCGAGGAGATCGTGCGCGCGGAGCTGACCAAGGCCCGCCCCGCCTATGGCCTGCTGATGGAGGAATCGGGCGCGACGGAGGGCACCGACGGCCAGCACCGCTGGATCGTCGACCCGCTCGACGGCACCACCAACTTCCTGCACGGCATCCCGATCTTCGCCGTCTCGATCGCGCTGGAGCGCCAGGGCCAGATCGTTGCCGGCGTGATCTTCAATCCGGTGATGGACGAGCTCTATACGACCGAGCGCGGCCGCGGCGCGTTCCTCAACGACCGCCGCCTGCGCGTCGCCGGCCGCACCGCGCTGCCCGACTGCCTGATCGGCACCGGCATCCCCTTCCTCGGCAAGGGCGACCACGGCCGTGCCTTGAGGGAAATCCGCCAGGTCATGCCCGAAGTCGCCGGCATCCGCCGCTGCGGCGCCGCCGCCCTCGACCTCGCCTGGGTCGCCGCCGGTCGCTACGACGGCTTCTGGGAGCATGGCCTGTCCCCCTGGGACATGGCCGCCGGCATCCTCATGGTGCGCGAGGCCGGCGGCTTCGTCTGCGACATCAACGGCCGGGACGACATGCTGGAGACAGGCTCGATCGTTGCCGGCAACGAGGCCGTCCAGGGCCATCTGCGCAAGCTG
- the efp gene encoding elongation factor P, whose amino-acid sequence MKINGNEIKPGNVLQHQDTLWAVVKVEHVKPGKGGAFAQVEMKNLLDGRKLNERFRSEDKVERVRLEQKDFQYLYTQEDMLIFMDTETYEQLELQKDFVGDRSAFLQDGMMVTVELHEDRPIGITLPQYVTLQIAEADAVVKGQTQSSSYKPAIMENGVRVMVPPFITAGEKIIVDTGTLEYVRRAD is encoded by the coding sequence ATGAAAATCAACGGTAACGAGATCAAGCCCGGCAACGTCCTCCAGCACCAGGACACGCTCTGGGCCGTCGTCAAGGTCGAACACGTCAAGCCCGGCAAGGGCGGCGCCTTCGCCCAGGTCGAAATGAAGAACCTCCTCGACGGTCGCAAGCTCAACGAGCGTTTCCGCTCCGAGGACAAGGTCGAGCGCGTCCGCCTGGAACAGAAGGACTTCCAGTACCTCTACACCCAGGAAGACATGCTGATCTTCATGGACACCGAGACCTACGAGCAGCTGGAACTGCAGAAGGACTTCGTCGGCGACCGCTCGGCGTTCCTGCAGGACGGCATGATGGTCACCGTCGAACTGCACGAGGACCGGCCGATCGGCATCACCCTGCCCCAGTATGTCACGCTTCAGATCGCCGAGGCCGACGCCGTCGTGAAGGGTCAGACCCAGTCGTCGTCCTACAAGCCCGCGATCATGGAGAACGGCGTGCGCGTCATGGTGCCGCCCTTCATCACCGCCGGCGAGAAGATCATCGTCGACACCGGCACGCTGGAATATGTCCGCCGCGCGGACTGA